From Rhododendron vialii isolate Sample 1 chromosome 7a, ASM3025357v1:
CAGCGGCTATTATGACGGGACCATATTCCACCGAAATATTAAGGGCTTTATGATACAAGGTGGAGACCCAACAGGCACAGGCAAAGGTGGAACCAGTATATGGGGCAAAAAGTTCAATGATGAGATAAGAGAGTCTCTCAAGGTAAGTTCACGAAAAATACTCAGGCTGCAGATATTAGCCTTTTGCTTTCTACTTTGTCAACTTCTTTAGTGATTCTTGATCTATGTGCTATTTATGAATGATGTTGGTAGCCTTATCAAGCCTTCTCTTGCCAAAACTGAGAGAAGTGACCAAACTTATCAACTTTACTTTCTCCTTGGTGGGTCGAAGTGGGTTTCCGTCCTTCCTTGCCTCGCATGGAACACATTGATTCCGCTCATTCACGTCCTTCGCTTCTCTCCTTCTGAGCTTCCAAAGATATAATGTAGTAACTACCATAGGCAGACCTATACCCTGTCCCATTACATTTGAGCTGAGCCTGGGCTTGAGCTTGAGCCTGAGCCTGAGCCTGAACCTTAAGTTTATGTAAGAGCAATTGAGTTAAAGACAGTCTAGGTTGCCTGTGTAAATCCTGATTCTCTTTcccatgctctctctctctctctctctctctctctctctctctctctctctctcgcgtgTGTCAGCCCTAGATGAGCCTCAAGCCCTGAGCCTTCTTTTCATTAATGTGGTGGAGATTTACTGGGCTTAAGACATGAAAGGAAGAGTCTGATTGTCTTGGTTAATTGCCCTTGGCCTCTTGTTATCTAAGGGTTGCCCTATGTGTCATGTTTCTCGCGTGGttttgtttttaactttttatgtaTAAAAAGAGACTTCTTTGGCTCATTTTTCAGCACAATGCAAGGGGTATAATGTCAATGGCCAATAGTGGTCCCAATACTAATGGAAGCCAGTTCTTCATTACTTATGCAAAGCAACCTCATCTCAATGGACTGTACACTGTGTTTGGAAAAGTGATCCATGGGTTTGAAGTCCTTGATCTTATGGAGAAGGTATTGTTGCCTTCTTGGTGACAAATGTTTTATATTTCAAGTCAAGGGTAGACTAGGAGTCTGTTTATCACCAATGCTCATTGACATTGTCGATTTCTTAACGAAGGCTCCTGTTACGTGTAGTTACACCAGGAATGCGTTGGGATACTTTTGTACTCCCTTAACATGTGGTACAAATTGTTTATTGATCGGTTTTTGGGGTCTTTGCAGACTCAAACAGCACCAGGGGATCGGCCTCTTGCTGAAATCAGACTCAATCGTGTGACTATACATGCCAATCCGCTTGCAGGCTAGGCTTATTATTACGGGGTTTTGGTGGTTGTAAGCTTGTTTCTGTGGAAGTCAGAAGGTCTCTGATGCTGAAGAAATCAATGTGTTGCCCATCACCAGCTAAGAGGCTTGAAATATAGGTGCAAtcggaagaggaaaaaaaaaagtgttactTTTGCCAACTGCAGAATTATGTTAGTAGTCTACTGGATCGTCAATAGATTCATTCTGGATATGTTTTTTGTACTGGGTGTTAAGCTCTCACCTCTGACAACTACGGTTAAAGACTCGTTTTTGTAGCAACTTTTAATATGCCAGGCATTGCTTACTAGAAAATTATACAATGCCCAAGGGGCATTGACACGTGGTGCCCTaactctccctctcctccacaTATTTGTATGGTCTTCGCCACAAATGACACAT
This genomic window contains:
- the LOC131333464 gene encoding peptidyl-prolyl cis-trans isomerase CYP18-1 isoform X1, translating into MFHSTAEFHRTHSLRSVKLLFCVHVFLQSVTLHTNLGDIKCEIACDEVPRAAENFLALCASGYYDGTIFHRNIKGFMIQGGDPTGTGKGGTSIWGKKFNDEIRESLKHNARGIMSMANSGPNTNGSQFFITYAKQPHLNGLYTVFGKVIHGFEVLDLMEKTQTAPGDRPLAEIRLNRVTIHANPLAG
- the LOC131333464 gene encoding peptidyl-prolyl cis-trans isomerase CYP18-1 isoform X3, producing MFHSTAEFHRTHSLRSVKLLFCVHVFLQSVTLHTNLGDIKCEIACDEVPRAAENFLALCASGYYDGTIFHRNIKGFMIQGGDPTGTGKGGTSIWGKKFNDEIRESLKTQTAPGDRPLAEIRLNRVTIHANPLAG
- the LOC131333464 gene encoding peptidyl-prolyl cis-trans isomerase CYP18-1 isoform X2, whose protein sequence is MSVTLHTNLGDIKCEIACDEVPRAAENFLALCASGYYDGTIFHRNIKGFMIQGGDPTGTGKGGTSIWGKKFNDEIRESLKHNARGIMSMANSGPNTNGSQFFITYAKQPHLNGLYTVFGKVIHGFEVLDLMEKTQTAPGDRPLAEIRLNRVTIHANPLAG